From a region of the Lentilactobacillus curieae genome:
- the asnA gene encoding aspartate--ammonia ligase, with amino-acid sequence MQLIIPKDYDPKLPVKTTQEAIRYIRETFQDEFGKEMNLSRLSAPMFVKHSTGLNDNLNGVETPVSFTMKELPGETIEVVHSLAKWKRWALKRFNFDMHTGLYTNMNAIRKDEDLDNIHSIYVDQWDWEKVIKKEERNEETLKATVRQIFKVIKHMEHEVWYKYPEAVYHLPDEIHFVTTQELEDRYPDLDRQAREDAICKELGCVFLMKIGGPMKNGKKHDGRAPDYDDWDLNGDILFWYEPLQRSLEVSSMGIRVSPESMAKQLKMAGAEDRLSLPYHKTLMNEELPYTIGGGIGQSRLCMLLLGKAHVGEVQASIWPDEMIEKCEAAGIHIL; translated from the coding sequence ATGCAATTAATTATTCCAAAGGATTACGATCCTAAATTACCAGTTAAGACAACTCAAGAAGCTATCCGTTACATCAGAGAAACTTTCCAAGACGAATTTGGTAAGGAAATGAACCTTTCTCGTTTATCTGCTCCAATGTTCGTTAAGCACTCAACTGGATTGAACGATAACCTGAACGGTGTGGAAACTCCAGTTTCATTTACTATGAAAGAACTTCCTGGTGAAACCATTGAAGTTGTTCACTCACTTGCTAAGTGGAAACGTTGGGCACTGAAGCGATTTAACTTCGACATGCACACTGGTTTATACACTAACATGAACGCCATCCGTAAGGACGAAGACTTAGACAACATTCACTCAATCTACGTTGACCAATGGGACTGGGAAAAAGTTATCAAGAAGGAAGAACGTAACGAAGAAACACTAAAAGCTACCGTTCGCCAAATCTTTAAAGTTATCAAGCATATGGAACACGAAGTTTGGTACAAGTACCCAGAAGCTGTTTACCACTTACCAGACGAAATTCACTTCGTAACCACCCAAGAACTTGAAGACCGCTATCCTGATCTAGATCGTCAAGCTCGTGAAGATGCCATTTGTAAAGAGCTTGGCTGTGTCTTCCTAATGAAGATTGGTGGCCCAATGAAGAATGGCAAGAAGCATGATGGCCGCGCCCCTGACTACGATGACTGGGATTTAAACGGTGACATCTTGTTCTGGTATGAACCTCTTCAACGCTCACTTGAAGTTTCAAGTATGGGTATTCGTGTAAGTCCAGAATCAATGGCCAAACAACTTAAAATGGCTGGTGCAGAAGATCGACTTTCATTGCCATACCATAAAACATTGATGAATGAAGAACTTCCCTATACAATTGGTGGAGGAATCGGTCAATCCCGTCTATGTATGTTATTACTTGGTAAGGCTCACGTTGGTGAAGTCCAAGCAAGTATTTGGCCAGATGAAATGATTGAAAAATGTGAAGCTGCTGGCATCCACATTTTATAG
- a CDS encoding M24 family metallopeptidase, whose translation MSGTIQKLREVKDEQEIAILKKSTELAANGFKALLEFVQVGQTEREVSNWLNNWMLVHGATKPSFDTIVASGYRSALPHGSATEKRIADGDMVTVDFGYFYEGYTSDVTRTFAVGDPGEKMREVYAVVKQAQANMFTAIKSGANGQEVDKAGRDYITEKGFGDYYNHGSGHGIGLEIHEGPNLGARYVDEILTPGNIVTAEPGVYLPEIGGVRIEDDLLVTESGNEILTDAPRDLIIL comes from the coding sequence TTGTCAGGAACCATTCAAAAATTAAGGGAAGTCAAAGATGAACAAGAAATTGCCATTCTTAAAAAATCTACTGAGTTAGCGGCTAACGGGTTTAAAGCCCTGTTAGAGTTTGTCCAGGTTGGTCAAACTGAACGGGAAGTTTCCAATTGGTTAAACAATTGGATGCTTGTCCATGGGGCTACCAAACCTAGTTTTGACACAATCGTTGCGAGTGGCTATCGGTCAGCACTTCCACATGGTTCCGCGACGGAAAAACGGATTGCAGACGGGGATATGGTTACTGTGGACTTTGGTTACTTCTATGAAGGTTATACTTCGGATGTTACCAGAACATTTGCGGTCGGAGATCCTGGTGAGAAGATGCGTGAAGTTTATGCAGTTGTCAAGCAGGCACAAGCAAACATGTTTACTGCAATCAAGTCAGGTGCTAACGGGCAAGAAGTTGATAAGGCTGGCCGAGATTATATAACCGAAAAAGGATTTGGCGATTATTACAACCATGGTAGTGGTCATGGAATCGGCTTAGAGATTCATGAAGGCCCTAATTTAGGTGCCCGATATGTTGATGAAATTTTGACTCCGGGCAATATTGTTACTGCAGAGCCTGGGGTGTACCTGCCTGAAATTGGTGGCGTGAGAATTGAAGATGATCTATTAGTAACGGAGAGTGGTAACGAAATTTTAACTGACGCTCCGAGAGATTTGATTATTTTATAG
- a CDS encoding ABC transporter substrate-binding protein, which produces MKSTYKKIAYIISMAFIAVIFAGCSTAKTSSKGNPQTGNTIKIGENMELSGAAGGYGNQMKQGIKMAVDEINKQGGIDVNGKKKKIDLKVKDNKTSTTTSASVAAQFVNNDKVNAIVGTATTNAGTAQIPNITKAAVPAISPSATDPNFTLQKNGQVQPYVFRACYQNNFQGGTGAKFISDTLKAKRVAVLYDNSTDYGTGLAKAFKKSFKGTIVDSQAYTEGDKDFNAILTSFKHKKMDAIYVPGYYTEVGLIVKQARQAGMNVPIVGTDGMADPKLAQIAGNKNAHNVFYTTPFSTKASTSNPVAKKFMAAYEKKYHAEAPTFSALAYDSIYMIKQAIENEKSADSTKIAEGLSKIKNFKCVTGSITVNKHHDPEKPIAIEQLTNGKVSKTYQVK; this is translated from the coding sequence ATGAAGAGCACATATAAGAAGATTGCGTATATAATTTCAATGGCATTTATCGCGGTGATTTTTGCAGGATGTAGTACGGCAAAAACAAGTAGCAAGGGTAATCCGCAAACAGGTAACACAATTAAAATTGGTGAAAACATGGAGCTTTCAGGGGCTGCCGGTGGTTATGGTAACCAGATGAAACAAGGAATTAAGATGGCCGTTGATGAAATTAACAAACAAGGTGGAATCGATGTTAACGGTAAGAAGAAAAAGATCGATTTGAAGGTTAAAGATAACAAGACTTCAACCACCACATCTGCATCAGTTGCAGCTCAATTTGTTAATAATGACAAGGTAAACGCAATTGTCGGTACTGCAACAACAAACGCTGGAACGGCCCAGATTCCTAACATCACTAAGGCAGCAGTTCCCGCAATTAGTCCTTCAGCAACTGATCCAAACTTTACGTTGCAAAAGAATGGCCAGGTTCAACCATATGTATTTAGAGCATGTTACCAAAATAACTTCCAGGGGGGCACCGGAGCTAAGTTCATCTCAGACACTTTGAAGGCTAAACGGGTTGCGGTTCTTTATGATAACTCAACAGATTATGGAACTGGACTTGCTAAAGCATTCAAGAAGTCATTTAAGGGAACCATTGTTGATAGCCAAGCATATACAGAAGGCGATAAAGATTTCAATGCAATTTTGACATCATTCAAGCACAAGAAGATGGATGCAATTTACGTTCCTGGTTACTACACCGAAGTTGGTTTGATCGTTAAACAAGCTCGTCAAGCAGGAATGAACGTTCCAATCGTTGGTACTGATGGAATGGCTGATCCTAAGTTGGCACAGATTGCTGGTAACAAGAATGCTCATAACGTTTTCTACACCACGCCATTTTCAACTAAGGCGTCTACAAGCAACCCAGTTGCTAAGAAATTCATGGCAGCTTACGAAAAGAAGTACCACGCAGAAGCACCAACATTCTCAGCTCTTGCCTACGATTCAATCTACATGATCAAGCAAGCAATCGAAAACGAGAAGTCAGCAGACTCAACTAAGATTGCCGAGGGATTGAGCAAAATTAAGAACTTCAAGTGTGTTACTGGTAGTATCACCGTTAACAAACATCACGATCCAGAAAAGCCAATTGCCATTGAACAATTGACTAACGGCAAGGTTTCGAAGACTTACCAAGTTAAATAA
- a CDS encoding branched-chain amino acid ABC transporter permease, which produces MQTFFQQVINGLSLGSIYALLALGYTMVYGIIKLINFAHGDIYMLGAFWGYYVINAWHFSFIEALLSSMVVGAVSGVVIEYFAYRPLRHAPRITALITAIGVSFLLENGMSYLFSSNTRDFPQIISQHNYDIGGVLISNIQILILVTACILMILLQLIIKKTKMGKAMRAVSVDADAAEMVGININRTISFTFALGSALAGAAGVLIGLYYNSTDPLMGMTPGIKAFVAAVLGGIGSVPGASVGGFLIGILETLFQSIGLSAYKDAVVYGVLIIILLVLPAGIFGKNVKEKV; this is translated from the coding sequence GTGCAGACATTTTTTCAACAAGTAATTAACGGACTGTCACTCGGCAGCATTTATGCACTACTAGCCCTCGGTTATACGATGGTTTATGGCATTATCAAACTGATCAACTTTGCCCACGGTGATATTTATATGTTAGGAGCCTTTTGGGGCTACTACGTGATCAATGCTTGGCACTTCAGCTTTATTGAGGCGTTGCTAAGCTCGATGGTAGTTGGTGCTGTAAGTGGGGTTGTGATTGAGTACTTTGCATACCGACCACTACGCCATGCACCAAGAATCACCGCCCTAATCACGGCGATTGGGGTATCGTTCCTCCTTGAAAATGGGATGTCATACCTATTTTCTTCAAACACTAGGGACTTTCCCCAAATTATTTCACAGCACAACTATGATATCGGGGGTGTCTTGATTTCAAACATCCAAATTTTGATTCTGGTCACTGCCTGCATCCTAATGATTTTGTTGCAGTTGATTATCAAGAAAACCAAGATGGGTAAAGCAATGCGAGCTGTGTCAGTCGATGCGGATGCAGCTGAAATGGTGGGAATCAACATTAACCGGACAATTTCATTCACCTTTGCACTAGGTTCAGCACTGGCTGGTGCTGCTGGTGTACTGATTGGCTTGTATTACAACTCAACCGACCCATTGATGGGAATGACACCAGGAATCAAAGCGTTTGTCGCCGCTGTTCTTGGTGGAATCGGTTCAGTCCCAGGGGCATCAGTTGGTGGTTTCTTGATTGGAATTTTGGAAACTTTGTTCCAGTCGATTGGGCTGTCAGCGTATAAAGATGCCGTTGTTTACGGTGTATTGATCATTATTTTGTTGGTACTCCCAGCCGGGATTTTTGGTAAGAACGTCAAGGAAAAAGTGTAG